From one Lycium barbarum isolate Lr01 chromosome 6, ASM1917538v2, whole genome shotgun sequence genomic stretch:
- the LOC132645857 gene encoding uncharacterized protein LOC132645857: protein MANQKSPFLTFNHLTIYLILLLLSQSLQIHSACRNYCNNIPINYPFSIDDGCGAPQYRHMLNCSATDLFYLTPSGNYKVQSIDYEKKTMIIFDPAMSTCSILQPHHDFKMSEIQSAIIPPSPDTIFILVNCSIDSPVLNHYKSQCFNFSGHSCDELYSSCTSFKLFHMLSNSTPGCCFTGYETVKYMSMDILDCSHYTSVYNTDKLAGVGPLDWLYGMKLSFSVPDTGCERCIKSGGTCGFDVETEMAQCICSITNNSTRDCAGGREINLAESYRASSFPRLQLLYFLSLGAISYSILLRR, encoded by the exons ATGGCTAACCAAAAATCACCCTTTCTCACATTCAACCATCTAACAATATACCTCATTCTGCTACTACTCTCACAATCCCTACAAATTCACTCAGCATGTCGCAATTACTGTAACAACATTCCTATAAACTACCCGTTTAGCATTGACGATGGTTGTGGCGCGCCACAGTATCGTCACATGCTAAATTGCTCCGCCACTGATTTATTCTACCTTACACCATCAGGAAACTACAAAGTCCAATCAATAGACTACGAAAAAAAGACCATGATAATATTCGATCCTGCAATGTCCACTTGTTCAATCCTACAACCTCACCACGACTTCAAAATGTCCGAAATTCAGTCAGCTATAATACCACCTTCACCCGACACAATATTCATCCTCGTCAACTGCTCAATCGATTCGCCAGTACTTAACCATTACAAGTCACAATGTTTTAATTTCTCAGGACATTCTTGTGACGAGCTTTATAGTTCGTGCACTTCGTTTAAGTTGTTTCATATGTTGTCGAATAGTACGCCAGGTTGTTGTTTCACGGGTTACGAAACGGTGAAGTATATGAGTATGGATATATTGGATTGCTCGCATTATACGAGTGTTTATAATACGGATAAATTAGCGGGTGTTGGACCATTGGATTGGCTTTATGGGATGAAGTTGTCTTTTAGTGTGCCGGATACAGGATGTGAACGGTGTATTAAGTCTGGTGGAACTTGTGGATTTGATGTGGAGACTGAGATGGCACAGTGCATTTGCTCAATCACTAATAATTCTACCAGAGATTGTG CTGGGGGCAGAGAAATAAACTTAGCTGAAAGTTACAGAGCATCTTCATTTCCAAGACTACAACTACTCTACTTCTTGTCTCTTGGGGCCATTTCTTACAGCATCCTATTGAGACGATGa
- the LOC132644507 gene encoding uncharacterized protein LOC132644507: MAIEETTHITTTPVAMDSSSPLHLHLSDSPGLNLVNSTFDGREYGGWRRSILIALSTKNKVGLIDGTCKKPNADSADFKQWHRSNDMVLSWLLNSLSKEISDSVIFSKSARDLWTDLEDRFGQSNGAQLYHLQKELRDLVQGENDIAGYFTKLKILWDELDTLNANTKCGYDCSCGGKTKLTKSLQDEKLIKFLMGLNESYAAVKDERQREAFVSNHFSTRSSSFHASASTQFVANQKYERPNQFAGNQRYYAGNQSVGNQKYGNYESRTGKGKMDARRNDQFCSYCKKPGHSIEKCYRIIGFPVDFKFTKTKKGQSVQPNISSNSAIGEGSTCYSSNQGNGIFGPQLSPDLINQLIQMLNNTKGGNQETTNTEANPKIVACADSGASEHMAFDLNLFSNIIMFPILITVTLPNLQKAPSLKRPQVLGNSENGLYLLKTSDQTSKIESRNDVSISVCNKNSSVFPFSTSVSVLPNSNFNSSDRDSKPHFTAPSTGSVSHASDKPVVLLGYSNNI, from the exons ATGGCTATTGAAGAAACAACTCACATCACAACCACACCTGTTGCTATGGATTCTAGCAGCCCTCTTCATCTTCATTTGTCAGACTCTCCAGGATTGAACTTGGTTAACTCCACTTTCGATGGTAGAGAATATGGTGGTTGGCGCAGATCTATTCTAATTGCTCTTTCAACAAAGAACAAAGTGGGGCTGATAGATGGAACCTGCAAGAAACCAAATGCAGATTCAGCAGATTTCAAGCAATGGCATAGGAGCAATGACATGGTGCTATCTTGGCTACTAAATTCACTCTCAAAAGAGATCTCAGATAGTGTGATATTCTCAAAGAGTGCAAGGGATCTCTGGACTGATCTAGAGGACAGGTTCGGACAGTCGAATGGAGCACAACTATATCATCTACAAAAGGAGCTAAGAGACTTGGTTCAAGGAGAAAATGATATAGCAGGTTATTTTACTAAACTCAAGATACTTTGGGATGAACTTGACACTTTGAATGCTAATACAAAGTGTGGATATGACTGCTCTTGTGGTGGAAAGACCAAACTCACTAAATCTCTACAGGATGAGAAGTTAATCAAGTTCTTAATGGGTTTAAATGAGTCCTATGCAGCAGTTAAA GATGAAAGGCAGAGAGAAGCTTTTGTGAGCAACCATTTTTCTACAAGGTCATCTTCTTTCCATGCTTCAGCTTCAACTCAGTTTGTAGCAAATCAGAAGTATGAAAGGCCAAACCAGTTTGCTGGAAATCAAAGGTATTATGCTGGAAATCAATCTGTGGGAAACCAAAAATATGGAAATTATGAGTCACGGACTGGAAAAGGAAAGATGGATGCAAGAAGGAATGACCAGTTCTGTTCATACTGTAAGAAACCTGGACACAGTATTGAAAAGTGTTACAGGATCATAGGTTTCCCAGTAGATTTCAAATTCACCAAGACAAAGAAGGGTCAGTCAGTTCAGCCAAACATCAGTAGTAACTCAGCTATAGGAGAAGGAAGTACTTGCTATTCAAGTAATCAGGGAAATGGAATTTTTGGACCTCAGCTTTCACCAGATTTGATTAACCAGCTCATTCAAATGCTCAACAACACAAAAGGAGGAAACCAGGAAACTACAAACACTGAAGCAAATCCTAAAATTGTGGCTTGTGCTG ATTCAGGGGCCTCAGAACATATGGCCTTTGATCTAAATTTATTTTCTAATATCATCATGTTCCCAATTCTTATAACAGTTACATTACCTAATTTACAAAAG GCCCCTTCACTGAAGAGGCCACAGGTTCTTGGTAATTCAGAAAATGGGTTATATCTTTTGAAGACAAGTGATCAAACATCCAAGATAGAGTCTAGAAATGATGTTTCAATTTCAGTCTGTAATAAGAACTCTAGTGTGTTTCCTTTTTCTACTTCAGTTTCAGTGTTGCCTAATAGTAATTTTAAT AGTTCTGATCGTGACTCGAAGCCCCACTTCACTGCGCCATCGACAG GATCTGTTAGTCATGCATCAGATAAACCTGTGGTTTTACTTGGCTATAGTAACAACATTTAG
- the LOC132645859 gene encoding UMP-CMP kinase 3-like isoform X2 produces MGTVVDSANQGAGSLPTNKKVTVIFVLGGPGSGKGTQCTNIVENFGYTHLSAGDLLRAEIKSGSENGTMISNMIKEGKIVPSEVTIKLLQRAIQENGNDKFLIDGFPRNEENRAAFEAVTGIEPEFVLFFDCPEEEMERRLLGRNQGREDDNIETIRKRFKVFMESSLPVIEYYNSKGKVRKIDAAKPVGEVFEAVKAVFAPAAEKVAA; encoded by the exons ATGGGGACTGTTGTCGATTCTGCTAACCAG GGAGCAGGAAGCCTGCCAACCAACAAGAAGGTCACTGTTATTTTTGTTCTAG GTGGCCCAGGCAGTGGTAAGGGCACCCAGTGTACTAATATTGTTGAAAACTTTGGGTACACCCATCTAAGTGCTGGTGATCTTCTTCGAGCAGAAATAAAATCTGGTTCAGAGAATGG GACGATGATTTCAAACATGATTAAAGAAGGGAAAATTGTACCATCAGAAGTAACAATTAAGCTTCTCCAACGAGCAATTCAGGAAAATGGCAATGACAAATTTCTGATTGATGGTTTCCCCCGCAATGAGGAGAACCGTGCTGCTTTTGAGGCAGTT ACTGGAATTGAGCCTGAATTTGTGCTCTTCTTTGATTGTCCCGAAGAAGAGATGGAGAGACGCCTTTTGGGTCGGAACCAG GGAAGGGAAGATGATAATATTGAAACAATAAGGAAGCGATTCAAGGTTTTCATGGAATCTAGTCTACCTGTTATCGAATATTACAACTCCAAGGGGAAGGTTCGGAAG ATTGATGCTGCAAAGCCTGTTGGAGAAGTATTTGAAGCAGTTAAAGCTGTTTTTGCCCCAGCTGCTGAGAAG GTTGCTGCCTAA
- the LOC132645858 gene encoding pentatricopeptide repeat-containing protein At1g06270: MAAAKLHLSVRPFCLSFVSSARMLEDSVKVVVEAKRYQQIPDVLNSSEVHNVNPFLFLSTVRENTRVQIVGEILQSFTSIRPRSRPGIAYSSLLSYTLQSSNPLPLALAILQRTLRSGCLPVPQTHLLLSTAWLERRSKSHSVSSILLEMQDIGYTPDCGTCNYLISSLCKVDQIDEAINVLKGMTRAGCIPDLDSYGSLIDNLSELRMTSAIIETLNEMVVRYGLSPRKETLVKALAAIRANKDIWRAVEVIELLQNEGVHVGFECYELVLEGCLENRQFILAGKFVIEMTKRGFIPYIRCRQKVVEGLANIGERELANAVRQRFAELRS, from the coding sequence ATGGCAGCTGCAAAGCTGCACTTGTCTGTTCGTCCTTTTTGTCTTTCTTTTGTCTCTTCAGCAAGAATGCTTGAAGATTCCGTTAAAGTTGTGGTGGAAGCAAAAAGATATCAACAGATTCCTGATGTTCTAAACTCCTCTGAAGTCCATAATGTGAAtccctttttatttttatctACCGTCCGTGAAAACACAAGAGTCCAAATTGTTGGTGAAATTTTACAATCTTTTACTTCAATCAGGCCTCGGTCTCGCCCTGGAATTGCATATTCCTCTCTCCTTTCCTATACCCTCCAAAGCTCAAATCCTCTCCCACTTGCTCTTGCCATTCTCCAGCGTACCCTTCGCTCCGGCTGCCTTCCAGTACCTCAAACTCACCTCCTACTCTCCACTGCATGGCTTGAACGTCGGAGCAAATCTCATTCTGTTTCAAGCATATTGTTGGAAATGCAGGATATTGGATATACCCCTGATTGTGGTACTTGCAATTACCTGATCTCATCACTTTGTAAGGTCGATCAGATAGATGAAGCAATTAATGTATTGAAGGGCATGACCCGTGCTGGTTGTATTCCTGATTTGGATAGTTACGGTTCTTTAATTGACAACTTGTCCGAGCTAAGAATGACGTCTGCTATCATAGAGACATTGAATGAAATGGTTGTGAGATATGGCTTGAGCCCCAGAAAAGAAACTTTGGTGAAAGCTTTAGCAGCAATACGGGCGAACAAAGATATATGGAGAGCAGTTGAAGTAATTGAGCTTTTACAAAATGAGGGGGTGCATGTTGGGTTCGAGTGCTACGAGTTAGTCCTTGAAGGGTGCTTAGAGAACCGCCAATTTATTTTGGCTGGAAAATTTGTGATAGAAATGACCAAGAGAGGCTTCATACCATATATAAGGTGCAGGCAAAAGGTTGTTGAAGGCCTGGCAAATATTGGTGAGCGGGAACTTGCCAATGCTGTGAGGCAGAGATTTGCAGAACTAAGGTCATAA
- the LOC132645860 gene encoding uncharacterized protein LOC132645860 → MATCSSLSFSLSSELLPSASTHKPNSLSWSSSLPQLKLSIPCPSNLSLHKKLVIEAAWTRRSRSEAAKRPNRKSWKQRTDMYLRPFLLNVFFSKRFIHAKVMHRGTSKVISVATTNARDLRNSLPSLTDNDAARVIGKLIAERSKEADVYAIAYEPGKNERIEGRLGIILDTIQQNGIIFV, encoded by the exons ATGGCTACTTGTTCTTCTTTATCTTTCTCCCTTTCCTCAGAATTGCTTCCATCTGCCTCTACACACAAACCCAATTCCCTTTCATGGTCTTCTTCTTTACCCCAACTCAAACTCTCCATTCCATGCCCTTCAAATCTCTCTCTCCACAAG AAATTAGTCATTGAGGCTGCTTGGACAAGAAGATCTCGGAGTGAAGCTGCAAAAAGGCCCAACAGGAAATCATGGAAACAAAGAACAGATATGTATTTGAGACCTTTTTTACTAAATGTTTTCTTTTCAAAACGATTTATCCATGCAAAAGTCATGCATCGAGGAACCAGCAAGGTGATCTCTGTTGCTACCACAAACGCGAGAGACTTAAGGAACTCATTGCCATCCCTTACTGATAACGATGCTGCCAGGGTTATAGGCAAGTTGATTGCAGAGCGATCAAAAGAAGCTGATGTCTATGCCATTGCATACGAGCCCGGGAAGAATGAGCGGATAGAAGGCAGACTTGGGATTATTCTTGATACTATTCAACAAAATGGCATCATATTTGTTTAA
- the LOC132645859 gene encoding UMP-CMP kinase 3-like isoform X1, with the protein MGLHQLHCEFKYRFSRFAACMYQQQHQERAEIRGAGSLPTNKKVTVIFVLGGPGSGKGTQCTNIVENFGYTHLSAGDLLRAEIKSGSENGTMISNMIKEGKIVPSEVTIKLLQRAIQENGNDKFLIDGFPRNEENRAAFEAVTGIEPEFVLFFDCPEEEMERRLLGRNQGREDDNIETIRKRFKVFMESSLPVIEYYNSKGKVRKIDAAKPVGEVFEAVKAVFAPAAEKVAA; encoded by the exons ATGGGGCTACACCAATTGCACTGTGAATTTAAATACCGATTTTCTAGATTTGCAGCATGCATGTACCAACAGCAACACCAAGAAAGAGCGGAAATAAGG GGAGCAGGAAGCCTGCCAACCAACAAGAAGGTCACTGTTATTTTTGTTCTAG GTGGCCCAGGCAGTGGTAAGGGCACCCAGTGTACTAATATTGTTGAAAACTTTGGGTACACCCATCTAAGTGCTGGTGATCTTCTTCGAGCAGAAATAAAATCTGGTTCAGAGAATGG GACGATGATTTCAAACATGATTAAAGAAGGGAAAATTGTACCATCAGAAGTAACAATTAAGCTTCTCCAACGAGCAATTCAGGAAAATGGCAATGACAAATTTCTGATTGATGGTTTCCCCCGCAATGAGGAGAACCGTGCTGCTTTTGAGGCAGTT ACTGGAATTGAGCCTGAATTTGTGCTCTTCTTTGATTGTCCCGAAGAAGAGATGGAGAGACGCCTTTTGGGTCGGAACCAG GGAAGGGAAGATGATAATATTGAAACAATAAGGAAGCGATTCAAGGTTTTCATGGAATCTAGTCTACCTGTTATCGAATATTACAACTCCAAGGGGAAGGTTCGGAAG ATTGATGCTGCAAAGCCTGTTGGAGAAGTATTTGAAGCAGTTAAAGCTGTTTTTGCCCCAGCTGCTGAGAAG GTTGCTGCCTAA